The Vicinamibacteria bacterium genome includes a window with the following:
- a CDS encoding lysophospholipid acyltransferase family protein, whose amino-acid sequence MDQVAALVSAIVSPLPRRAALALGRALGRVLGDLDRRHVAIAVDNLRQAFPDWDRSRLLRTARGVYAHFGQVLLDILWLQGRSREEVLSLIDVEGGEHVRAAMAAGRGAILATAHIGNWELHGIGHGWTFGPIGVVARPLDNPDLDRRLCALRTAGGNTVIYKQRALAPVLRAMREGQGVAILIDQNVQENDGIFVDFFGRPAATTTVVAALAVKTGCALIPCHTEIGPRGRYRMIYDPPLAWSPSGDRRADIAHLTQELTRNIEVWVRGVPEQWLWIHRRWKTSPSGVGGRDVS is encoded by the coding sequence GTGGACCAGGTGGCCGCCCTCGTGAGCGCGATCGTCTCCCCCCTCCCGCGACGGGCCGCCCTGGCTCTCGGCCGGGCCCTGGGGCGGGTCCTGGGAGACCTGGACCGCCGGCACGTGGCCATCGCGGTCGACAATCTGCGGCAGGCCTTCCCGGACTGGGACCGGAGCCGCCTCCTGCGCACGGCCCGGGGGGTGTACGCGCACTTTGGCCAGGTGCTCTTGGACATCTTGTGGCTGCAGGGCCGCTCCCGCGAGGAGGTGCTCTCCTTGATCGACGTGGAAGGGGGCGAGCACGTTCGGGCCGCCATGGCCGCGGGGCGGGGGGCCATCCTGGCCACCGCGCACATTGGCAATTGGGAGCTGCACGGCATCGGCCACGGCTGGACCTTCGGGCCCATCGGGGTGGTGGCGCGACCGCTCGACAACCCCGACCTCGACCGCCGCCTCTGCGCCCTTCGCACCGCGGGCGGGAACACCGTGATCTACAAGCAGAGGGCGCTCGCCCCCGTCCTGCGCGCGATGCGAGAGGGCCAGGGGGTGGCCATCCTCATCGACCAGAACGTGCAGGAGAATGACGGCATCTTCGTGGACTTCTTTGGCCGTCCCGCCGCCACCACCACCGTGGTCGCGGCCCTGGCCGTCAAGACTGGCTGCGCCCTCATCCCCTGCCATACCGAGATCGGGCCCCGAGGGCGGTACCGGATGATCTATGACCCACCCCTCGCCTGGTCGCCCTCCGGCGACCGCCGGGCGGACATCGCGCATCTCACCCAAGAGCTGACCCGGAACATCGAGGTTTGGGTCCGGGGGGTCCCCGAGCAGTGGCTGTGGATCCACCGGCGATGGAAGACGTCCCCGTCCGGGGTGGGCGGCCGAGATGTCTCCTGA
- a CDS encoding adenylyltransferase/cytidyltransferase family protein yields the protein MRIASAKIGSLDEVRSRVESARRAGQTIALANGCFDLLHVGHVRYLAGAREEGDLLVVGVNGDRAVRRLKGQGRPILPAADRALLVAGLKGVDQVVIFEEDDAARLILALRPDVHCKGTDYTPETVPEGALVRSYGGRVAIVGDAKTHDTRALLARIRG from the coding sequence ATGCGCATCGCCTCCGCCAAGATCGGCAGCCTTGACGAGGTCCGATCGCGGGTGGAGTCGGCCCGCCGGGCGGGCCAGACCATCGCCCTCGCCAATGGCTGCTTCGATCTCTTGCACGTGGGCCACGTGCGGTACCTGGCCGGGGCCCGCGAGGAGGGCGACCTGCTCGTGGTGGGGGTGAACGGAGACCGGGCCGTGCGCCGGCTCAAGGGACAGGGGCGGCCCATCCTGCCCGCGGCCGACCGGGCCCTTCTAGTGGCCGGCCTGAAGGGCGTCGACCAGGTCGTGATTTTTGAAGAGGACGACGCGGCGCGGCTGATCCTCGCCCTGCGCCCGGACGTGCACTGCAAGGGAACCGACTACACGCCGGAGACGGTCCCCGAGGGAGCGCTGGTGCGCTCCTACGGCGGCCGGGTGGCCATCGTGGGGGACGCCAAGACCCACGACACGCGTGCGCTGCTGGCGAGGATCCGAGGGTGA
- a CDS encoding bifunctional ADP-heptose synthase: protein MRSAGQAPSPARLADLVHAFRDRRLLVLADLVADEFVYGRVQRVSREAPVLILEHDGAEVRLGGGANAVHNIRTLGGTPLPLGILGADTHGRQLRALLREKGVATARVLTGAGYRTPVKTRILAGGAHSTKQQLVRIDRATRLDPRDPARRAVRRALDGFRGRVDGVLVSDYGFGLLTPDLVQAAITFARRRAVPVTVDSRHGLLAFRGMTAVTPNEPEVEAALGITIGHDRGHLEAAGRTLIRRLGAKAVLITRGSDGMALFEPARPTVHIPIHGSDQVADVTGAGDTVIATFTLALAAGASPAEASVLANVAGGIVVMKRATSTVSAAELRAAVAPRGAAAGGAKAARTRS from the coding sequence ATGAGGAGCGCCGGGCAGGCCCCCTCGCCCGCGCGGCTCGCCGACCTCGTCCACGCCTTCCGGGACCGGCGCCTTCTCGTGCTCGCCGATCTCGTGGCCGACGAGTTCGTCTACGGTCGCGTCCAACGCGTGAGTCGGGAGGCCCCCGTCCTGATCCTGGAGCACGACGGGGCTGAGGTCCGTCTGGGGGGTGGCGCCAACGCCGTCCACAACATCCGCACGCTGGGGGGCACGCCCCTCCCCCTGGGCATCTTGGGCGCAGACACGCATGGCCGCCAGCTGCGCGCGCTCCTCCGCGAGAAGGGAGTGGCGACCGCCCGCGTCCTCACGGGGGCCGGCTACCGCACGCCCGTGAAGACCCGCATCCTGGCCGGCGGCGCGCACTCCACCAAGCAGCAGCTGGTGCGCATCGACCGGGCCACCCGCCTGGACCCCCGAGATCCCGCCCGGCGGGCGGTGCGGCGGGCCCTGGATGGCTTCCGGGGGCGGGTGGACGGCGTGCTCGTGAGCGACTATGGCTTCGGCCTCCTCACCCCCGACCTCGTGCAGGCCGCAATCACTTTCGCGCGCCGCCGTGCCGTGCCCGTGACGGTGGACTCGCGCCACGGCCTCCTGGCCTTCCGGGGCATGACCGCGGTCACGCCCAACGAGCCGGAGGTCGAGGCCGCCCTCGGAATCACGATCGGACATGACCGCGGGCACCTGGAAGCGGCCGGCCGCACGCTGATCCGACGCCTGGGCGCCAAGGCCGTGCTCATCACGCGCGGTAGCGACGGCATGGCCCTCTTTGAGCCCGCCCGCCCGACGGTGCACATCCCCATCCATGGCAGCGACCAGGTGGCGGACGTGACGGGAGCCGGGGACACCGTCATCGCCACCTTCACTCTAGCCCTGGCCGCGGGGGCCAGCCCCGCTGAGGCCAGCGTGCTCGCCAACGTCGCGGGCGGTATCGTGGTCATGAAGCGGGCCACCTCCACCGTTTCCGCCGCCGAGCTTAGGGCGGCGGTGGCTCCCCGGGGCGCGGCGGCCGGCGGGGCGAAGGCGGCCCGGACGCGCTCGTGA
- a CDS encoding HAD family hydrolase: MAIPAIFIDRDGTLSWEVGYVNHASRFHLYPWSVDAVRLVNRGGFRAVVVTNQAGVARGYFPEALIGEVHAALRSTLEAGGARLDGIYVCMHHPSVGEPPYRADCDCRKPRPGLLRRAEAELDIDLGRSWVVGDRISDLQLAWNVGARGALVKSGYGRGELAYHAPAAPRPPDLVAEHLLEAVERIMAGGAGG, encoded by the coding sequence ATGGCAATACCCGCGATCTTCATTGACCGCGACGGCACCCTCTCGTGGGAAGTGGGGTACGTCAACCACGCCTCCCGTTTCCACCTCTATCCCTGGTCGGTAGACGCGGTGCGCCTGGTGAACCGTGGCGGCTTCCGGGCCGTGGTCGTCACCAACCAGGCGGGGGTCGCCCGCGGCTACTTCCCGGAGGCGCTGATTGGCGAGGTCCACGCCGCCCTCCGCTCCACTTTGGAGGCGGGGGGCGCCCGGTTGGACGGGATCTACGTCTGCATGCACCATCCCTCGGTGGGGGAGCCGCCCTACCGGGCGGACTGCGATTGCCGCAAGCCGCGGCCGGGTCTCCTGCGCCGCGCGGAGGCTGAGCTCGACATCGACCTCGGCCGCTCGTGGGTGGTGGGGGACCGGATCTCGGACCTCCAGCTGGCCTGGAACGTCGGCGCGCGGGGGGCGCTGGTGAAGAGCGGCTACGGCCGGGGCGAGCTCGCCTACCATGCCCCGGCCGCGCCCCGCCCGCCGGATCTGGTCGCGGAGCACCTGCTGGAGGCGGTGGAGAGGATCATGGCCGGGGGGGCGGGCGGATGA
- a CDS encoding glycosyltransferase family 9 protein produces MRALLVRLSAIGDVVHTLPALAALHRHGYEAGWVVEPPARPLLEGHPFLSQVAAAPAARAFRGGLAWATMRELRGRRYDIALDFQGLWKSAAWARLSGATRVMGYARGARREPLSALLAHERALLPEDLPHVIDKNLALLRLLGIEAVGARDFPLPPSGAEAARVETALTASRLHDFVILNPGGGWASKLWPPESFSELARGLRERGLIPLVTFGPGEEALATRVVSASGGAAATSFPTTLLEYVELARRARLVVAADTGPLHIACAVGTPVVGLFGPTDPARNGPFSPQDLVVRRAPSCAPCHRRRCAVHDGVMRQIPPSAVLEAALRRLGRSGPESLAV; encoded by the coding sequence GTGAGAGCGCTCCTCGTGCGCCTTTCCGCGATCGGGGACGTGGTCCATACCCTCCCCGCCCTGGCCGCCCTCCACCGCCACGGCTACGAGGCGGGCTGGGTCGTGGAGCCCCCGGCCCGCCCCCTCCTCGAGGGGCATCCCTTCCTCTCCCAGGTCGCGGCCGCCCCCGCCGCGCGCGCCTTCCGGGGAGGACTGGCCTGGGCGACGATGCGGGAGCTGCGGGGGCGGCGGTACGACATCGCCCTCGACTTCCAGGGGCTGTGGAAGTCGGCGGCCTGGGCGCGCCTCTCGGGGGCCACGCGCGTCATGGGCTACGCCCGGGGGGCGCGCCGCGAGCCGCTCTCGGCCCTGCTCGCCCACGAGCGGGCCCTCCTTCCCGAGGACCTGCCCCACGTCATCGACAAGAACCTTGCTCTCCTCCGGCTTCTGGGCATCGAGGCGGTGGGGGCCCGCGACTTCCCGCTCCCCCCTTCGGGGGCGGAGGCCGCGCGCGTGGAGACGGCCCTCACCGCTTCGCGGCTCCACGACTTCGTGATCTTGAATCCCGGGGGCGGGTGGGCGAGCAAGCTCTGGCCGCCGGAGAGCTTCTCTGAGCTGGCCCGGGGCCTGCGCGAGCGCGGCCTCATCCCGCTCGTGACTTTCGGCCCCGGCGAGGAGGCGCTGGCCACCCGCGTGGTCTCGGCCTCGGGGGGCGCGGCCGCCACGTCCTTTCCCACCACCCTCCTCGAGTACGTGGAGCTGGCCCGCCGTGCCCGCCTGGTGGTGGCCGCCGACACCGGTCCCCTGCACATCGCCTGTGCGGTGGGGACGCCGGTGGTCGGCCTCTTCGGGCCCACGGACCCCGCCCGCAACGGCCCCTTCTCCCCCCAGGATCTGGTGGTGCGCCGTGCCCCCTCCTGCGCCCCCTGCCACCGGCGGCGGTGCGCCGTCCATGACGGGGTCATGCGGCAGATCCCGCCCTCTGCGGTGCTCGAGGCCGCCCTTCGCCGCCTGGGCCGAAGCGGGCCCGAGAGCCTTGCCGTCTAG
- the waaF gene encoding lipopolysaccharide heptosyltransferase II, which yields MSPEALLVRAPNWVGDVVLSLAALRDLRRSFPKARLEVLARPWVADIYRALPEVDGLRVSGGLRADVKAIRGRYDAAVVLPNSFATALLVWAADIPERWGYATDGRGPLLTRRPRVPPDVRGRSQVYYYRAMLAGLGLDTSPPPDVSMRCPPAFRARGEEILGAPGPWLGLNPGAFFGTAKRWYPERYAAVADFVGRRTGAKVAILGGIADRPLGEEIAAGLRVPARVLCGETTLTELLGVLSHLRALVTNDSGPMHLAAALGVPVVAVFGSTDWRETAPVSDRARLLRVEVECAPCLLRECPIDHRCMRRIPADRVAEAVLEVLSES from the coding sequence ATGTCTCCTGAGGCCCTGCTCGTCCGCGCGCCCAACTGGGTCGGCGACGTGGTGCTTTCCCTGGCCGCCCTCCGGGACCTGCGCCGCAGCTTTCCTAAGGCCCGGCTCGAGGTTCTAGCCCGGCCGTGGGTGGCTGACATCTACCGTGCCCTGCCCGAAGTGGACGGCCTGCGCGTGAGCGGCGGCCTGCGCGCCGACGTGAAGGCCATCCGGGGACGCTACGACGCGGCCGTGGTCCTGCCCAACTCATTCGCGACCGCGCTTTTGGTCTGGGCCGCCGACATCCCCGAGCGCTGGGGCTACGCCACCGACGGCCGCGGTCCCCTCCTGACCCGGCGGCCGCGCGTCCCCCCGGATGTCCGGGGCCGCAGCCAGGTGTACTACTATCGGGCCATGCTCGCCGGCCTCGGCCTCGATACCTCGCCTCCCCCCGATGTGTCGATGCGCTGCCCGCCGGCCTTTCGGGCGCGGGGGGAGGAGATCCTCGGCGCCCCCGGCCCCTGGCTGGGCCTGAACCCGGGGGCCTTCTTCGGGACGGCCAAGCGTTGGTACCCGGAGCGCTACGCGGCGGTGGCCGACTTCGTGGGCCGGCGGACGGGGGCCAAGGTCGCGATCCTGGGCGGGATCGCCGACCGCCCGCTGGGCGAGGAGATCGCGGCCGGGCTTCGCGTGCCCGCCCGCGTCCTCTGCGGGGAGACCACCTTGACCGAGCTTCTGGGCGTGCTCTCCCATCTTCGCGCCCTCGTGACCAACGACTCCGGACCCATGCACCTGGCCGCCGCCCTCGGGGTTCCCGTGGTCGCGGTCTTCGGCTCCACGGATTGGAGAGAGACGGCCCCCGTGAGCGACCGAGCCCGACTCCTACGAGTGGAGGTGGAGTGCGCGCCCTGCCTGCTCCGCGAGTGTCCCATCGACCATCGCTGCATGCGGCGGATCCCCGCGGACCGCGTGGCGGAGGCGGTCCTGGAAGTGCTCTCGGAGTCGTGA
- a CDS encoding isoaspartyl peptidase/L-asparaginase family protein: protein MRPALIVHGGCGTPPPGEEEPRRAACERGADAGWAILAAGGSALDAAEAAVRRLEDEPLLNAGTGSYLQADGVARMDASIMAGEGRAGAVAQVPGLKNPVRLARYLLDQDAHVMLTGAEALQLALRLAHEPAVVATPGKIAYWQERLTEPYRRLDYAAMAAEWRGGNPRLGTVGSVALDARGRLAAATSTGGTGQCYPGRVGDSPIIGAGTYCTPRVGVSMTGVGERIMVLLSAKRLCDLVADGEPLDLAAQRVMGELEAVQSAAGLIALDAQGSIVERANTPFMATARRKSG, encoded by the coding sequence ATGAGACCAGCTTTGATCGTTCACGGCGGCTGCGGCACCCCGCCACCCGGGGAGGAGGAGCCGCGGCGGGCGGCCTGTGAACGAGGCGCGGACGCGGGGTGGGCCATCCTGGCCGCCGGGGGCAGCGCCCTCGATGCGGCGGAAGCGGCGGTACGGCGCCTCGAGGACGAGCCTCTCCTCAACGCGGGTACGGGAAGCTACCTCCAGGCCGACGGGGTGGCCCGCATGGACGCCAGCATCATGGCGGGGGAGGGGCGCGCGGGAGCGGTCGCCCAAGTACCCGGACTCAAGAACCCGGTGCGCCTGGCTCGATACCTGCTGGACCAGGACGCCCACGTCATGCTCACGGGGGCGGAGGCCCTGCAGTTGGCCCTACGCCTCGCCCACGAGCCCGCGGTTGTGGCCACCCCCGGCAAGATCGCCTATTGGCAGGAGCGCCTTACCGAACCCTACCGCCGCCTCGACTACGCGGCCATGGCCGCGGAGTGGAGAGGCGGGAACCCGCGCCTGGGCACGGTGGGCTCGGTGGCCCTCGACGCCCGCGGCCGATTGGCCGCGGCCACGTCCACGGGAGGCACGGGCCAGTGCTATCCGGGGCGGGTGGGGGACAGCCCCATCATCGGGGCGGGGACTTATTGCACGCCCAGGGTCGGAGTCTCCATGACGGGGGTGGGAGAGCGCATCATGGTCCTCCTCTCTGCCAAGCGGCTCTGCGACCTGGTAGCCGACGGAGAGCCCCTGGATCTGGCGGCCCAACGGGTCATGGGTGAGCTCGAGGCCGTGCAGAGCGCGGCCGGCCTCATCGCCTTGGACGCCCAGGGCTCGATTGTCGAACGAGCGAACACGCCTTTCATGGCGACGGCCCGCCGGAAGAGCGGGTGA
- a CDS encoding oligopeptide transporter, OPT family, with amino-acid sequence MAATEPPTVAEFTLKAVLAGTLLGILFGAANAYLGLRVGMTVSASIPAAVMTVALFRLLGLRGTILEANLSQTIGSASTALATGTIFTIPALFLWGLEPSYLQVTTLCLLGGVLGVSAMIPLRRLLIVEAHEELPYPEGTACAEVLRATAADATGSHWIFWGMAVGAAVKLLVSLAFLLPSQMSVTLPVLPRAEVALELAPALLGVGFILGYRQSAVCVAGALVSALVLIPLIAGIGGGLPAPLFPETQRLVAEMGAADLWSRYVRYLGAGAVATAGILTVLRGLPTMMGAFLAVVRGLRRGAASGRGPTPASERDLPGGFILGGIVLVVAVAALVPGVFAGGMGPIPRAVCAAGVGVFGVLFVAVAARIVGIVGVSSQPTSGITLVTLLGVASVFAAAGWTEGGARAAVLTVGTIVAVAASKAGDISQDLKTGYLVGATPARQQVGQLIGAAFACWAVAGTVMLLGTAYTFGSKDIPAPQATLMKTIIEGVLAGALPWGLVLTGGGLAIGAMLCGVSGLAFAIGVYLPLATMAPLYVGGCVRALCDRGRAGGPGGDPGILAASGLVAGEGLAGVVVAGLVAGQVAPRAIPPRLPGALGEGAALVITLLLCAFLYRAGSSRRASGP; translated from the coding sequence ATGGCCGCGACAGAGCCGCCGACGGTCGCAGAGTTCACGCTGAAAGCGGTTCTGGCCGGAACCCTGCTCGGGATCCTCTTCGGTGCCGCCAACGCCTACCTGGGTCTGCGGGTGGGGATGACGGTGTCCGCGTCCATTCCTGCCGCGGTCATGACCGTGGCCCTCTTCCGCCTCCTCGGCCTACGGGGGACGATCCTGGAGGCCAACCTTTCGCAGACCATCGGCTCGGCCTCCACCGCCCTCGCTACGGGAACGATCTTCACGATCCCTGCCCTGTTCTTGTGGGGGCTCGAGCCCTCCTACCTCCAGGTCACGACCCTCTGCCTGCTCGGGGGGGTGCTCGGCGTCTCGGCCATGATCCCCCTGCGGCGGCTGCTCATCGTGGAGGCCCACGAGGAACTGCCGTACCCGGAGGGGACGGCCTGTGCGGAGGTCTTGCGGGCCACCGCGGCGGATGCGACCGGCAGCCACTGGATCTTCTGGGGGATGGCGGTGGGGGCCGCGGTCAAGCTCCTCGTGTCCCTAGCCTTCCTCCTGCCGAGCCAGATGAGCGTGACCCTGCCCGTGCTGCCCCGGGCGGAGGTGGCGCTCGAGCTGGCTCCCGCCCTCCTCGGGGTGGGCTTTATCCTCGGCTATCGGCAGTCGGCGGTGTGCGTGGCGGGAGCCCTCGTCTCCGCGCTCGTCCTCATCCCCCTTATCGCCGGGATCGGGGGAGGCCTGCCCGCCCCCCTCTTCCCGGAGACGCAAAGGCTCGTGGCGGAAATGGGGGCGGCCGACCTCTGGTCGCGCTACGTCCGCTACCTGGGAGCGGGGGCGGTGGCCACGGCCGGAATCCTGACCGTGCTCCGCGGGTTGCCCACCATGATGGGGGCCTTCCTCGCCGTGGTGCGGGGGCTGCGACGGGGAGCAGCATCGGGGCGGGGCCCCACGCCCGCGAGCGAGCGCGACCTGCCGGGCGGCTTCATCCTGGGCGGGATAGTCCTCGTGGTCGCAGTGGCGGCGCTGGTGCCGGGGGTGTTCGCGGGGGGGATGGGGCCGATCCCCCGGGCCGTCTGCGCCGCCGGGGTTGGGGTCTTCGGCGTCCTCTTTGTGGCGGTGGCGGCGCGCATTGTGGGCATTGTGGGCGTTTCGTCGCAGCCCACTTCCGGCATCACCCTCGTGACCCTCCTCGGGGTGGCCTCCGTCTTCGCGGCCGCGGGCTGGACGGAGGGGGGGGCGCGCGCCGCCGTACTCACGGTGGGCACGATCGTCGCCGTGGCGGCCTCGAAAGCGGGCGACATCTCGCAGGACCTCAAGACCGGATATCTGGTCGGCGCGACCCCCGCCCGCCAGCAGGTCGGTCAGCTCATCGGGGCCGCCTTCGCCTGCTGGGCGGTGGCGGGCACGGTCATGCTCCTGGGCACGGCCTACACCTTCGGCTCTAAGGACATCCCCGCGCCCCAGGCCACGCTCATGAAGACCATCATCGAGGGCGTGCTGGCGGGGGCGCTCCCGTGGGGGCTGGTCCTGACCGGAGGGGGGCTGGCTATCGGGGCGATGCTGTGCGGGGTTTCGGGCCTGGCCTTCGCCATCGGGGTCTACCTGCCCCTTGCCACCATGGCGCCGCTGTACGTGGGCGGCTGTGTGCGCGCGCTCTGCGATCGGGGAAGAGCCGGCGGCCCCGGGGGGGATCCGGGCATACTGGCCGCGTCCGGGCTGGTGGCGGGGGAGGGGCTGGCGGGGGTGGTGGTGGCGGGACTGGTGGCGGGGCAGGTCGCCCCCCGGGCCATCCCCCCCCGTTTGCCTGGGGCCCTGGGCGAAGGGGCCGCCCTGGTGATCACGCTCCTCCTTTGTGCTTTTCTCTACCGGGCGGGAAGCTCGCGCCGAGCGTCGGGGCCCTGA
- a CDS encoding 3-deoxy-D-manno-octulosonic acid transferase: protein MYLAYSLGLALAFFLALPWFLWKGRATGKYLRTFRERMGRLPVYLNVDGDRSIWIHAVSVGEVLAARPLIAALKERFPAHRVFVSTTTMTGNAVARKSVRGTDGLFYAPFDWPGPVRKALDTLNPALLVLVETELWPNLIHEARRRGTRVAVVNGRVSLRSFSRYRRVRRFLKKVLADVDLFLMQGQAHAERIREMGAPSERVRVTGNLKFDAVEAARPPERLARLILGDGHHRRPLWVAGSTVAGEEEIILQAFHRVREGLPGTGLIVAPRHPERFSEVPALIEAAGFRCLRRTGLDPGVWRDGEVVLLDTLGELAQLYPLATVVFVGGSLVPSGGHNILEPAMAGKAVVVGPHMANFQEIADQFRAEGALVQVSSAEELAREVLSLLTDDERRRRLGERARNLIDRNRGALRGTVDALSGLVA from the coding sequence TTGTACCTCGCTTACAGCCTTGGTCTCGCGCTCGCTTTTTTTCTCGCCCTGCCCTGGTTCCTCTGGAAGGGCCGGGCCACCGGGAAGTACCTTCGCACCTTCCGCGAGCGGATGGGGCGCCTTCCCGTCTACCTGAACGTGGACGGCGACCGCTCGATTTGGATCCACGCCGTGTCGGTGGGTGAAGTGCTGGCCGCCCGGCCCCTGATCGCGGCCTTGAAAGAGCGCTTCCCCGCCCACCGGGTCTTCGTGTCCACTACCACCATGACCGGAAACGCGGTCGCGCGAAAGAGCGTGCGGGGCACGGATGGCCTCTTCTACGCGCCTTTCGACTGGCCGGGGCCGGTGCGCAAGGCCCTCGACACCTTAAACCCCGCCCTGCTCGTCCTGGTGGAGACGGAGCTCTGGCCGAACCTCATCCATGAGGCCCGCCGCCGGGGCACGCGGGTGGCGGTGGTGAACGGCCGCGTCTCCCTGCGCTCTTTTTCCCGCTACCGCCGCGTGCGCCGCTTCCTCAAGAAGGTCCTGGCCGATGTGGACCTCTTTCTCATGCAGGGCCAAGCCCACGCCGAGCGCATCCGGGAGATGGGGGCCCCAAGCGAGCGCGTGCGGGTCACGGGCAACCTCAAGTTCGACGCCGTGGAGGCAGCGCGGCCGCCGGAACGTCTGGCCCGCCTCATCCTGGGCGACGGCCACCACCGCCGACCCTTGTGGGTGGCGGGGAGCACGGTGGCGGGGGAGGAGGAGATCATCCTTCAGGCTTTCCACCGTGTGCGGGAGGGCCTGCCGGGGACGGGACTCATCGTGGCTCCACGCCACCCCGAGCGGTTCTCCGAGGTACCCGCCCTGATCGAGGCGGCCGGCTTCCGTTGTCTCCGGCGGACGGGTCTCGACCCCGGCGTCTGGCGGGACGGAGAGGTGGTGCTCCTCGATACCCTGGGGGAGTTGGCCCAGCTTTACCCCCTGGCCACGGTCGTATTCGTGGGGGGCAGCCTGGTGCCCTCCGGCGGGCACAACATCCTGGAGCCGGCCATGGCGGGCAAGGCGGTGGTGGTGGGTCCGCACATGGCGAACTTCCAGGAGATCGCCGACCAGTTCCGTGCGGAGGGTGCATTGGTCCAGGTCTCCTCCGCGGAGGAGCTGGCCCGCGAGGTTCTGAGCCTGCTCACCGACGACGAACGGCGGCGCCGCCTGGGGGAGCGGGCGCGGAACCTCATCGATCGGAACCGGGGCGCCCTGCGCGGCACGGTGGATGCCCTTTCCGGCCTGGTCGCGTGA
- the lpxK gene encoding tetraacyldisaccharide 4'-kinase, which translates to MRRLLGSLFGTAGRLRVAAYQRGVLRRARLRGPVISVGNLSVGGSGKTPVVARLAEILREEGLPVAILSRGYRGSFRGDALLVSDGTVVQVAAGVAGDEPVMLARALPGVIVAVGPHRDVVGRWIEERFGPCVHLLDDGFQHLRLHRDLDLLCLDVADLADRPLPAGRLREAPAAARRADVVLLTRPPGGPAEAAAAWEGFLGRERTFRMGRRGLGFFDPQGDRRPAPLRPFLLAGIARPERFESDVKALSPEVAGHAFFPDHHPYSEGDLAEAARRARAAGADALVTTAKDAVRLPEGAPGPPLLVFRIAAEIADEPRLRARLLAAARRVA; encoded by the coding sequence GTGAGGCGGTTGCTGGGTTCACTCTTCGGGACCGCCGGCCGGCTGCGCGTGGCGGCCTACCAACGGGGGGTGCTCAGGCGGGCCCGGCTCCGGGGGCCGGTGATCAGCGTGGGCAACCTCAGCGTGGGGGGGAGTGGCAAGACTCCGGTCGTGGCCCGCCTGGCTGAGATCCTGCGCGAGGAAGGCCTTCCCGTGGCCATCCTGAGCCGGGGTTATCGGGGGTCGTTTCGGGGCGACGCCCTCCTGGTCAGCGACGGAACTGTCGTGCAGGTGGCGGCGGGGGTGGCGGGGGACGAGCCGGTCATGCTGGCCCGGGCCCTGCCCGGCGTGATCGTGGCCGTGGGGCCCCATCGCGACGTCGTGGGCCGGTGGATCGAGGAACGCTTCGGTCCCTGCGTGCATCTGCTGGACGACGGGTTCCAGCACTTGCGGCTCCACCGCGACTTGGACCTGCTTTGCCTCGACGTCGCGGACCTCGCGGACCGGCCGCTGCCTGCGGGTCGGCTGCGCGAGGCTCCCGCCGCCGCCCGGCGGGCGGACGTCGTGCTCTTGACCCGCCCCCCGGGAGGGCCGGCAGAGGCCGCGGCCGCCTGGGAGGGGTTTCTGGGCCGGGAGCGCACGTTTCGGATGGGGCGCCGAGGGCTGGGATTCTTCGATCCCCAGGGCGACCGCCGGCCGGCCCCCCTCCGGCCGTTCCTCCTCGCCGGCATCGCGCGGCCCGAGCGCTTCGAATCCGACGTCAAGGCGCTCTCGCCCGAGGTCGCGGGCCACGCTTTCTTCCCGGACCACCATCCCTATTCGGAGGGAGACCTCGCGGAGGCGGCCCGGCGGGCGCGGGCGGCGGGAGCGGACGCCCTCGTGACCACGGCCAAGGACGCGGTGCGGCTGCCGGAGGGCGCCCCCGGCCCGCCCTTGCTCGTCTTTCGCATCGCGGCCGAGATCGCGGACGAGCCCCGTCTGCGGGCGCGGCTCTTGGCGGCGGCCCGGAGGGTGGCCTGA
- a CDS encoding methyltransferase: MPSRLRVPLGYAVGLLVLLLSRPSPVSVLLGLPLGVIGEGIRVWASGHIDKTRSLATGGPYAFTRNPLYLGSLLLALGVAVASASLWVVLAVAAYFTAFYPSVMREEAGFLREKFAVEYRGWAAEVPSFLPRLTPGGPRASRFTWERVGRNREWRTAFGLLLAAALLYLRHLLAACGVL, encoded by the coding sequence TTGCCGTCTAGGCTCCGCGTCCCCCTCGGCTACGCCGTCGGCCTCCTCGTCCTCCTTCTGTCCCGCCCCTCGCCGGTCTCGGTGCTCCTCGGGCTGCCCCTGGGGGTGATCGGAGAGGGGATCCGGGTCTGGGCCTCGGGCCACATCGACAAGACCCGGAGCCTGGCCACGGGCGGCCCCTACGCCTTCACCCGCAACCCTCTCTACCTGGGGAGCCTGCTTCTGGCCCTGGGGGTGGCGGTGGCCTCGGCCAGCCTCTGGGTCGTTCTGGCCGTGGCCGCGTACTTCACCGCCTTCTATCCCTCGGTCATGCGGGAGGAGGCGGGGTTCCTGCGCGAGAAGTTCGCGGTCGAGTACAGAGGCTGGGCGGCGGAAGTGCCCTCCTTCCTACCCCGGCTGACCCCCGGGGGCCCGCGCGCCTCGCGCTTTACCTGGGAGCGCGTGGGCAGGAACCGGGAGTGGCGCACGGCGTTCGGGCTCCTCCTAGCGGCGGCCCTGCTTTACCTCCGGCATCTCCTGGCCGCTTGCGGCGTCTTGTAA